TTTGGTGGTCAAGGTTTGTCAGGTACTGGCCCTAAAGCGGGTGGTCCTCACTACCTATACCGCTTTACTGATGTTCATTTCTCTCAATCACAAGACAAGGCATAAGGAGCATTATCATGGTTCATCAAGTGACAGGTTTTTCTGATGCTTTGCTAGCGTGGGAACAATGGAACCTTACCGACTTTGATTACAAGAGTGCTCAGGTACTTGCGTTTAAATCAGAGATCGAAAGTCAGTCTTCGCCTTTGGCGATGGTGGCGACTTATCATCTAGAGCAAGCGTCTGCGCTGCTTTCTGAACATCACCTAATGGCAGGTCCTACGGGCGAAACCAATGAGTTGTATGCCGCTGGTCGCGGTGTGGCTTTGGTGATTGTTGATGATTGCGAAGAGAAAGTGCCAGCGCTGCAAACTGCAATGGCTTTGATTACTGCTGCGCTATTGGCAGGTAACAGTGTTCAATTGTGCAGTGATGATGTGCAGTTCAATACCTTAGTTGCAGACGCAGCTAAGTCGGCGAACTTGCCAACTAACTTGGTGCAAGTTGCCTCGTATGATGCTGCTCAACAGTTGTTGTCTTGCGATGTACGTAGCGTGGGTTACGTAGGTAACTCGCAAACGGCACAAGCTATCAATTTACAGCTTGCTAAGCGTGACGGTGCAATCGTCGGTTTAGTAGCTGAAACGGATCTGGTGACAATGAATGTTGCTAATGATCCACACCTATCGCTGCGCTTCATTACCGAGCGTACGCGAACTATAAATATAACAGCCGTGGGCGGTAACGCGACCTTGCTCGAACTTGGAAGCGAAGCTCACTAACCTTCAGTAAAATTGGCTCTAAGCACTTTTGGTTTTTTCCATTGTTGGGTTTTCTCCATCTTTGGATTTAATTCATAGTGCATTGGAGCCTCAATACCTAACTCAATGCACTCGCTTGCCTTTACGGTGAGTGTCTTGCATTGAATTAGGCATGGAAGGCTTTCTACAAAATGAGGACTATCAAATGATAGAAAACAGTTTTGCAATAACGACGACGTTCATTGCGTATCTAATTATGATGCTAGCGATCGGTGTTATTGCTTACAAACGTACATCTAACTCAACAGACTACTTCCTAGGTGGTCGTTCGTTAGGCCCATGGCCTGCTGCACTTTCTGCTGGTGCATCAGACATGAGTGGTTGGTTGCTACTTGGCCTGCCTGGTTACGCTTACGCTGCTGGCTTTGAAGCATTTTGGCTTGCTGGTGGTCTACTTGTTGGTACTTGGGCAAACTGGTTAATCAGTGCAAAACGTCTACGTACTTACAGCATTACGACAGAATCACTGACGCTGCCGGAGTTCCTATCTCGTCGTTTCAATGATAATTCTAAGCTGATCCAAACAATTTCTGCTTTCTTTATCCTTTTATTCTTCCTTTTCTACACAAGTTCAGGCTTGGTAGCAGGTGGTAAATTGTTTGAAACGGTATTCGGCCTTGATTACACAACAGCGGTAATTATCGGTACAGTCTGTGTAGTTTCGTACACTCTGTTTGGTGGTTTCCTGGCGGTATCTTGGACTGACTTAGTTCAAGGTCTACTCATGTCTGCAGCGCTATTGATTGTACCAATCGCGGCAATGAACGGTGGCCTAGGTCAGCTTTCTAGCGACCTACACAACATCAACCCAGAGCTTCTAACGCTATGGAATGATGCGAAGGGTGAGCCACTGTCTGCTATTGCGATCATCTCACTAGCGGCATGGGGTTTGGGTTACTTCGGTCAACCACACATCCTTGCGCGTTTCAAAGCAACACGTAGTAATAAAGACCTAACAACAGCGCGCCGCATTGCCGTTATCTGGACTGCACTGTCTATGATTGGTGCAATGCTTGTGGGTCTTGTTGGTCTAATCTATGTGACGAACTCTGGCGCACCTAAGCTAGACGATGGCGAGAAGATCTTCATGCTTCTTGTGAACGCGATGTTCCACCCAGTAATCGCCGGCATCCTACTTGCTGCCATTCTAGCGGCAATCATGAGTACTGCGGATTCACAACTTCTTGTTTCTTCATCTGCAATGGCAGAAGACCTGTATAAGCAAGTTTTGAAGAAAGACGCAACGTCAGAAGAGATTGTTCGTATAGGCCGTTTCGCGGTTATTCTAATTTCTCTTGTTGCTCTTGTTCTGGCGATGACACCAGACAGCTCAGTACTTGGCCTTGTATCTTACGCATGGGCTGGTTTTGGTGCTGCATTCGGTCCTGCAATCGTATTAAGCCTATACTGGTCTCGTATGAACCGTAACGGCGCTCTAGCGGGTATCGTGGTTGGTGGTGTTACGATTGTACTTTGGAAGCAGTTCACGGGCGGTTGGTTCGATGTTTACGAAATCGTACCGGGAATCATCCTATCGACGCTTTCTATCGTTATTGTGAGTCTAATGACTGGTGAGCCAGAAGACGAAGTGAAAAAGCAACACGCTGAGTTCAAGAAGAACCTAGTTGAGCTAGACTAATTTACATTGTAAAACATATGTGAATTAGCAAAGAACATTAGCTAAAAAGCAATTGTAAAAAGAAATTGAAAAATAAAAGTAATAGAGTCACTTCGGTGGCTCTATTTTTTTATGTGGGCACTACCTTTGTCTTATAGAAAATCAGTAGGATACAGGAGATGCACGGCTGTTATGAGGTTTACAATGTAAATCGAAACCAAATGATAGAAGGAAAATAAATAGAAGAGAAAGGCTTTTCATAGCGCTTGATGTCAAAAAATAACCGATAAAATGGCTATTTTTTGAACTTGGCGCTCACTTTTGTTATTAGCTCGGTGAATTATTACACTGAATTGGACATCATGTGTCAATTATCAGTAACCACTAAAGACCTATAGGACAAAGGTATGCCTGATCTCTATTGCAAAGGATGTAAAAAAACAACACTACATAAGTCTATAATGAAACGTTGTGAATCTGAGCCTGAGACAACCTCTGGCCGTATGATGCAATGGACGTCAAAGCTATTTAGTGGAAACCTGTACTACG
The nucleotide sequence above comes from Vibrio atlanticus. Encoded proteins:
- a CDS encoding 1-pyrroline-5-carboxylate dehydrogenase produces the protein MVHQVTGFSDALLAWEQWNLTDFDYKSAQVLAFKSEIESQSSPLAMVATYHLEQASALLSEHHLMAGPTGETNELYAAGRGVALVIVDDCEEKVPALQTAMALITAALLAGNSVQLCSDDVQFNTLVADAAKSANLPTNLVQVASYDAAQQLLSCDVRSVGYVGNSQTAQAINLQLAKRDGAIVGLVAETDLVTMNVANDPHLSLRFITERTRTINITAVGGNATLLELGSEAH
- the putP gene encoding sodium/proline symporter PutP — encoded protein: MENSFAITTTFIAYLIMMLAIGVIAYKRTSNSTDYFLGGRSLGPWPAALSAGASDMSGWLLLGLPGYAYAAGFEAFWLAGGLLVGTWANWLISAKRLRTYSITTESLTLPEFLSRRFNDNSKLIQTISAFFILLFFLFYTSSGLVAGGKLFETVFGLDYTTAVIIGTVCVVSYTLFGGFLAVSWTDLVQGLLMSAALLIVPIAAMNGGLGQLSSDLHNINPELLTLWNDAKGEPLSAIAIISLAAWGLGYFGQPHILARFKATRSNKDLTTARRIAVIWTALSMIGAMLVGLVGLIYVTNSGAPKLDDGEKIFMLLVNAMFHPVIAGILLAAILAAIMSTADSQLLVSSSAMAEDLYKQVLKKDATSEEIVRIGRFAVILISLVALVLAMTPDSSVLGLVSYAWAGFGAAFGPAIVLSLYWSRMNRNGALAGIVVGGVTIVLWKQFTGGWFDVYEIVPGIILSTLSIVIVSLMTGEPEDEVKKQHAEFKKNLVELD